A genomic stretch from Erigeron canadensis isolate Cc75 chromosome 9, C_canadensis_v1, whole genome shotgun sequence includes:
- the LOC122583806 gene encoding protein DMP4-like produces the protein MEINIENEIVPQNIKNEQNTPLLEKTLLPEPIEKTLIQKAISQTFQSTAHLANLLPTGSVLAFQILSPIFTDQGQCDPVGRALTASLVALCGLSCFLLSFTDSFTDQEGNVCYGIATTRGLWVIDGTRNLPTELQAKYKLRFIDFMHAFMSVMVFAAVTLFDQDVVNCFYPSPSDETQELLTTLPVGFGVVFSMLFVAFPTQRHGIGFPVSTN, from the coding sequence ATGGAGATCAATATCGAAAATGAAATTGTACCTCAAAACAtcaaaaatgaacaaaatacTCCTCTTCTTGAAAAAACACTTCTTCCCGAACCCATTGAGAAAACATTGATCCAAAAAGCCATAAGCCAAACGTTCCAAAGCACAGCTCACTTAGCCAATCTTTTACCCACTGGCTCGGTTCTTGCTTTTCAAATACTTTCGCCGATTTTCACAGACCAGGGCCAATGTGACCCTGTCGGCCGGGCCTTGACTGCTTCACTTGTAGCTCTTTGTGGTCTGTCTTGTTTCCTATTGAGTTTCACCGATAGCTTCACGGACCAAGAAGGTAATGTATGCTATGGAATTGCAACAACCCGTGGGTTGTGGGTCATTGACGGGACTAGAAATTTGCCAACGGAACTTCAAGCTAAATACAAGTTGAGATTTATTGATTTTATGCATGCCTTCATGTCGGTTATGGTTTTTGCCGCAGTGACTTTATTTGATCAAGATGTCGTGAACTGCTTTTATCCGTCGCCATCTGATGAAACGCAAGAGCTTCTAACGACACTTCCTGTTGGATTTGGAGTCGTTTTTAGTATGCTTTTTGTTGCTTTCCCTACACAACGCCATGGAATTGGGTTTCCCGTTAGCACCAATTGA